In Aricia agestis chromosome 5, ilAriAges1.1, whole genome shotgun sequence, the genomic stretch CAGCAGTAGAAGGGGATTCACGACGTATGAAGCGTGCGCCTCAGGGAAAGGAAAGCAGGAGGAAAATTTTGGAAGCTGAGGAAAAGCTGGCGGAACTGAAACTGGCAGAGGCACGTGCATCGCTCGCTCTCGCAGAAGCCAAGCTGGCCAGGGAGGAATCTATAAACTTAAGGAAATGTtttgtagttaataaaagtaaagACAGTTCTGTTCAACTTTTATTGGCAAGTATTTTTGATTTTCTTGTATTGCCGCTTATCTGAAACAGAAAGGATTTCAATTATtgtatcttttaaaataaggcaATAATAAATTGCGACAACCTGCGAGATGAGGCATTAAAGGTCCAATATtcaagttgtaacaaaactaagtgattaaaTTGAAGGGTGTTTATCAAtctgtattgagttcactgtgaaaatagcagcactgaaagagttacttttttcaacttttataatatgggcTGGCTGGCTGCGTTGGATCGAGAGGGTTCGAagactttgggggaggccttcgcccagcagtgggacagcataggctcttaataataaataataataataaggtaaaagcactaatgggcAATGGCAGACACTTTAAGGAAAATAAAgcatttaaatgttataaaatatatatttatgaaaataaaggattgataacttcttacatgtcttcagtaactattacaaaataaaactattataataattattctctgagaattcaataaaaaatatattattggtctttttgtaaacttagtcataataGATACgcactaatagatgacatcacaaaaacgaacatcactaatagtagaccaAAGactagtagacaccaatatgaactaatagttgacatagaacattaaattacattttacatttttcctattattaagTCTTTATTTGCctttttttcaaaagatttcatttacttcatcatacaTGCATcagaaatattatccacgttgtctccagattctatccattcttctcCCGTATTGGAAATCTTtcctcttatttttatttttcataatatttatttattcatacaaTCTTTAGTTTCCgtgcttctcttgcctcttcttttttcttctttctcttTTCTGctctctttttttctttttactgctaaaaactAAAGTAATAGATTGCTAGATCAGTGCAAGATCCAATATTAGAAACCATGCccatttttaggtacagtagttctaagttgttagtttgttaatagaattatatttccAGACAATAGTcgatgatatttgcagtagaataaactacaaaataactttagtatgtattgcaaaactaaaagatgagatccatgtcatctattaggtttttaaGATTTTCAAGGACTAATAGTAGACATCCTTTAAtaattgttagggaaaatggataaaaaatcataaataaacataaattagtgtatatgttacgctcaaagaccgaaatcgctcaattagcgaaaaaatggctcacaacgcgttgtggtcacagtgaaacagccacgacgcgaaattcgcgtcgtggctctaatgaaaacggccacgacgcgttctggcaatcacaaaatgaccataacgcgaaattcgtgtcgtggctgatatgctattcgtttttcttgattgattaatcgtccataggtatggaaaattatatttgaattaccacgcgtactacaaaatattttttcttttactaaatcactgcataacctgtttatcattattatttataaaatatccataaccagcgccagacagacagacagtaataatattaggacggatattatggaactatggatattttcaattaataataaaaaacacgttatgcagtgatttagtaacagaaaaaatattttctagtacgcgtggtaatttaaatataatctttcatacctatggacgattaatcaatcaagaaaaacgaagagcaatcagccacgacacgaatttcgcgttatggtcattttgtgattgccagaacgcgtcgtggccgatttcattagagccacgacgcgaatttcgcgtcgtggctgtttcactgtgaccacaacgcgttgtgagccattttttcgctcattgagcgatttcggtctttgagcgtaacatatacaacatgaccattaatccaatgaaatcaatagaaattacaaaaaatctaataaaatatgtattcaaaacttacgtgcaaagtttcgccttccttaacctatttactaagaaattgccgagcgcgtgttgatGCGGTCACATTGTTTACGAAAACTTAtcctattttaaaatgttgttcccgaaggcgtccctaatatatttttcacatcaacagatagcttgagaagcttataaaatttacagtGTTGAGAAACAATAagagtaattcttattttatggtatttttttcgtaagtgtcatctattagtctagcattagtgcttttaccttaatatGGGCGAATTCATGCCACCGGGGCacttgcaaaaataaaaaaaatcgctctttcagcgctgatactttcaAAGTTTACTTGttaagttaactttgttaagtaacgtctccgtggtctagtggtatagagcgcggctcttgactcggatgtCGTGgtttcgatttccgcgttggaaacatgttatttccaagtttgattaggacaatgcaggctgatcacctgattgtctgacaagtaagattatccatgcgtcggatgggcatgtaaaaagtcggtcctgcgcctgacctctcgccggtcgtgtcggtattccgtcccactgggttatgagagtaaaggaatagagagtgctcttgtgtcctgcgcacacacttgtgcactataaaattagtcctgcgtagctggcctggttttcaatgaaaccggccaccgtcaccaaaaccggtgtgggagctattattattattatttgttaagtaTTGTAACGTTATGCCGTCCTGACTACGCAATGACCCACATCGCAAGAAGGTATGTGGCTTCGTTCCTACAGACTACTTTAATTTACAGAAaaagtgatttaaaaaaatttggtagGAGAGAAAAATTGTAATGTATAAAATCAAAAACTCGTTAATAACTTACCATCTCAGGATGTTGTATTTCCCCACTCCTGCCTAGCCCTGTGCCTGTCCCTGTGCAGAAGCTTGTCCTTGAGCACTTTTTTGTGCACTGTTCTGCGTCTGTCCATTTACGTTGGTGTTGCTATTCGAGTTATTGTTGTCATTCTGGTTGGCATTGGAGTTGCCGTTGTCGTTCCGAGCTGCATTTGAATTGTAGCCAGCGTTGTTACCGTAGCCATAATATCCGAGTCCGATGGGAATTCCACCAAGGTATCTACCGCCAATTCCAGAGCCAATTCCATTATATCCAGCTCCCGGACCGTAACCGCTGCCATATCCAAGACCATTGCCGAGTCCACCACCAATTCCTCCTCCAATAACACCAGCTAATCCAGCACCTCCAAGCCCGCAGGTAGCTGTAAGTGTTGGAGTTACAGtaggaacaacatttttatgggttaggtatataatatgtattatctatatatataaaaatggatattcaattgtgttagtaacgctaaaactcgaaaacgactgaacggattgggctaattttaatcttaaaatattcgtagaagtccagggaaggttttaccgggacagctagtacttgtttaaaatttaaaatagcttGTCAATGAACAATACGAAATTTCCTCATGGTGGATAGGATGATTCTATATTCAACTGTGATTGCTGGCCTGACCTGTTTACgagtgccttcacattaagtcgccagtagtgcggcagcagcgTGACTGGCGACTTAATGTGCAGGCACTCTACTTTTCAAGGGCAGTTCATTATGCTGTaactttttacaaataattttgaattgtTTGTTACGAAGGGAGCAAACTACAAGTATCATtgtcagattatgaatttcagaGTGATCTGGGTTGCCAAGCGTGGCATTACGCATTGTTGCATTAAACTTGCACGtttttttggttaaaattaAGTTCAGAGATTTTCCAAGGACGTTTTTTGCGCTAATGGGTGCGGTCACGAATTTGTCTGCGTCTGCCTTTGATTCCTTGCAACCTTCGCTTGgagtatttaaaaaatctagtaCGCCGCTTCGCATACCGATGTAAGCTGAACCATATATGTACTTACAACTAAAATACCAAATTATAAAGACTGGCACTCGGAAAATTTTAACAACCGATTAACTTACGACAGAAGGTAGCAGATGTAGGTGACGTGGAGCTTACAATGAGCAATGCGAAGACAATACCGTAGACCTTCATTTTGGCGTATGTAATATGATATGGAATATAAGTCGTAGATTTTTGCGTTTTATACCCAAACTGGAACTGGCCAAGGAATCGTGACACACGAAAtctataaagtaaatattaatattattgaaatatcGTGTAATTAATTCACGATAAAGTAATTTACCTCCGTGTAATTAAATTGATGTAAcaacaaaatgtttcttttaaaCTTTGTAATAAAACGTAGTTACCACCTGTGGATACATACAAAATGTTTACATACAAATGAAGGAAACCGCAAATTATATTGCATAGAAAATGTAAagtccaaaatattatgttcctttattaataagggttttccaatagggacttgacaattttgaattaaaaaaaaaatgtttttcattgTACTTCAATCCGatactaaaatttttaaaatacttatctCAAATGGTTAAATTAATTCTCAAAAagtcacaatctgtgaaaattttagaagtctagctattgcggtgcttgagatacagcctggagacagacagacggacagataacgaagtcttagtaatagggtcccgtttttaccctttgggtgcggaaccctaaaaatggtctTTCGAGGAGGGTAATTAGAATCCTGTTGAACAAGAATATTTCaggatttttagggttccgtacctcaaaagaaaaaaacggaacccttataggatcactttgttgtccgtctgtccgtcctgtctgtctgtcaagaccctttttctcaggaacgcgtggaggtatgaagctgaaatttatatcaattactcaggtctactgtcccttgaagctgtgaaaaaatcaaacttctaagccaacgcaatcaaaagatacagccgtttatgccgcaaattttcgacacttgcaagggaatcaaaacctacagggtgcttcccgtgaactcagaatcttgaaatttggtacgaagcaacgtcttatagcatagataaaggaaaaattacgaaaaccataaatttttagttacatcacataatatatttttttttaataattttaaacttactacccatttcctcataaacgcgtagaggtattaaattgtcggaaccctcggtgcgcgagtccgactcgcacttggccggtttttttttcaaagaccCCGTTTTACATAAAGCTCAAAGTGGTGGTCGTTTGCACCCTGCTCACGTACAATAATGTAACTCTGCCACATA encodes the following:
- the LOC121726782 gene encoding glycine-rich cell wall structural protein 1-like isoform X3, translating into MKVYGIVFALLIVSSTSPTSATFCPTCGLGGAGLAGVIGGGIGGGLGNGLGYGSGYGPGAGYNGIGSGIGGRYLGGIPIGLGYYGYGNNAGYNSNAARNDNGNSNANQNDNNNSNSNTNVNGQTQNSAQKSAQGQASAQGQAQG
- the LOC121726782 gene encoding glycine-rich cell wall structural protein 1-like isoform X2, with protein sequence MKVYGIVFALLIVSSTSPTSATFCPTCGLGGAGLAGVIGGGIGGGLGNGLGYGSGYGPGAGYNGIGSGIGGRYLGGIPIGLGYYGYGNNAGYNSNAARNDNGNSNANQNDNNNSNSNTNVNGQTQNSAQKSAQGQASAQGQGQAQG
- the LOC121726782 gene encoding glycine-rich cell wall structural protein 1-like isoform X1, translated to MKVYGIVFALLIVSSTSPTSATFCPTCGLGGAGLAGVIGGGIGGGLGNGLGYGSGYGPGAGYNGIGSGIGGRYLGGIPIGLGYYGYGNNAGYNSNAARNDNGNSNANQNDNNNSNSNTNVNGQTQNSAQKSAQGQASAQGQAQGQAQG